One segment of Streptomyces sp. NBC_01463 DNA contains the following:
- a CDS encoding glycoside hydrolase family 3 protein, with protein sequence MTTLVSTTDTVTRDALAVLQPGFTGTTAPDWLLRRIGEGLSSVGLFGRNIQTPGQLAALTAQLRAERDDVLVAIDEEGGDVTRLEVRHGSSFPGNLALGSVDDTELTRDVAQELGRRLAACGVNLNWAPSADVNSNPGNPVIGVRSFGADPHLVARHTAAYIEGLQAAGVAACTKHFPGHGDTAVDSHHALPRIDVDLETLHARELVPFRAAIAAGSKSVMSAHILLPALDPHRPATLSPQILTGLLREELGYDGLIVTDAVEMQAIASTYGIERGSVLAIAAGADALCVGGGLDDDSTVLRLRDALVAAVRSGELPEERLADAAARVRSLASWTRRARGAVSEPGAAVQEGTAPGTGHSQGIGADIGLVAARRAVKVTGTAAPLTGPAYVAAFTPVANIAVGDETPWGVAAELTRLLPGTETGTYSGETEAPGAGVLRAAGERRIVAVVRDAHRHPWMTEALDAVLAERPDTIVVEMGVPQAAPRGDFHIATHGAARVCGLAAAEVITAN encoded by the coding sequence ATGACCACCCTCGTATCCACCACGGACACCGTCACCCGCGACGCCCTCGCCGTCCTGCAGCCGGGGTTCACCGGCACCACCGCACCGGACTGGCTGCTGCGCCGGATCGGCGAAGGCCTCTCCTCCGTCGGCCTGTTCGGCCGCAACATCCAGACGCCCGGACAGCTCGCCGCGCTCACCGCCCAGCTCCGGGCCGAACGCGACGACGTGCTCGTCGCGATCGACGAGGAGGGCGGTGACGTCACCCGGCTGGAGGTGCGCCACGGCTCCTCCTTCCCCGGCAACCTGGCGCTCGGCTCCGTCGACGACACCGAGCTGACCCGCGACGTCGCCCAGGAGCTGGGCCGCCGGCTTGCCGCCTGCGGCGTCAACCTCAACTGGGCGCCCTCCGCGGACGTCAACTCCAACCCCGGCAACCCGGTCATCGGCGTACGGTCCTTCGGCGCCGACCCCCACCTGGTCGCCCGGCACACCGCCGCGTACATCGAGGGCCTCCAGGCCGCCGGCGTCGCCGCCTGCACCAAGCACTTCCCGGGCCACGGCGACACCGCGGTCGACTCGCACCACGCGCTGCCGCGCATCGACGTGGACCTGGAGACCCTGCACGCCCGTGAACTGGTGCCTTTCCGGGCGGCCATCGCAGCGGGTTCCAAATCAGTGATGAGCGCGCATATCCTGCTGCCCGCGCTCGATCCGCACCGCCCGGCCACCCTGAGCCCGCAGATCCTGACCGGTCTGCTGCGCGAGGAACTGGGTTACGACGGCCTGATCGTCACCGACGCCGTGGAGATGCAGGCCATCGCCTCGACGTACGGGATCGAGCGCGGCTCGGTCCTCGCGATCGCGGCGGGCGCCGACGCGCTCTGCGTCGGCGGCGGTCTCGACGACGACAGCACGGTCCTGCGACTGCGCGACGCGCTGGTCGCGGCGGTCCGGTCCGGCGAACTGCCCGAGGAGCGGCTCGCCGACGCCGCCGCCCGGGTACGGTCCCTCGCGTCCTGGACGCGGCGGGCCAGGGGGGCTGTCTCGGAGCCGGGCGCGGCAGTGCAGGAGGGGACCGCGCCCGGCACCGGACACAGCCAGGGCATCGGTGCCGACATCGGCCTGGTCGCCGCCCGCCGCGCGGTGAAGGTGACCGGCACGGCCGCGCCGCTCACCGGGCCCGCCTACGTCGCCGCGTTCACCCCGGTCGCGAACATCGCGGTCGGCGACGAGACCCCGTGGGGTGTCGCCGCCGAGCTGACCCGGCTGCTGCCGGGCACTGAGACCGGCACGTACAGCGGCGAGACCGAGGCGCCCGGGGCCGGCGTGCTGCGGGCCGCGGGGGAGCGGCGCATCGTCGCGGTCGTCCGCGACGCGCACCGCCACCCGTGGATGACCGAGGCCCTGGACGCGGTCCTGGCGGAGCGCCCGGACACGATCGTGGTCGAGATGGGCGTCCCCCAGGCCGCCCCCCGGGGCGACTTCCACATCGCCACGCACGGCGCGGCAAGAGTCTGCGGCCTGGCAGCGGCAGAAGTAATCACAGCGAACTGA
- a CDS encoding RNA polymerase sigma factor SigF yields MRDETIRPGVVRTAGIPEQQALPHPVDGADQPRAVDGTDGPAGITVAVEQSQAERAGQMSEHGHHDPHDRSGARALFIELGKLPDGSPEKAELRNRLVRMHLPLVEHLARRFRNRGEPLDDLTQVATIGLIKSVDRFDPERGVEFSTYATPTVVGEIKRHFRDKGWAVRVPRRLQELRLSLTTATAELSQQHGRSPTVHELAERLGISEEEVLEGLESANAYSTLSLDVPDTDDESPAVADTLGSEDEALEGVEYRESLKPLLEDLPPREKRILLLRFFGNMTQSQIAQEVGISQMHVSRLLARTLAQLRERLLVEE; encoded by the coding sequence GTGCGGGACGAGACGATCCGACCAGGGGTGGTGCGCACAGCAGGCATCCCGGAACAGCAGGCCCTGCCTCATCCGGTGGACGGGGCGGACCAGCCCCGTGCGGTGGACGGGACGGACGGGCCCGCCGGCATTACGGTCGCGGTGGAGCAGTCGCAGGCGGAGCGGGCAGGCCAGATGAGCGAGCACGGGCACCACGATCCACACGACCGCAGCGGGGCGCGGGCGTTGTTCATCGAGCTGGGCAAGCTCCCGGACGGCTCGCCCGAGAAGGCGGAGCTGCGCAACCGGCTGGTGCGGATGCACCTGCCGCTGGTGGAGCACCTGGCGCGGCGCTTCCGCAACCGCGGAGAGCCGCTCGACGATCTGACCCAGGTCGCCACGATCGGTCTGATCAAGTCGGTGGACCGGTTCGACCCCGAGCGCGGCGTCGAGTTCTCGACGTACGCGACACCCACGGTCGTCGGTGAGATCAAGCGGCACTTCCGCGACAAGGGCTGGGCGGTGCGGGTGCCGCGCCGGCTCCAGGAGCTGCGCCTCTCGCTGACCACGGCGACCGCGGAGCTGTCCCAGCAGCACGGCCGCTCGCCCACGGTGCACGAGCTGGCGGAGCGGCTCGGCATCTCCGAGGAAGAGGTCCTTGAGGGCCTGGAATCGGCCAATGCGTACAGCACGCTCTCGCTGGACGTGCCGGACACGGACGACGAGTCCCCGGCGGTCGCGGACACGCTCGGCTCGGAGGACGAGGCGCTGGAGGGCGTCGAGTACCGCGAGTCGCTCAAGCCGCTGCTGGAGGACCTGCCGCCGCGGGAGAAGCGGATCCTGCTGCTGCGGTTCTTCGGGAACATGACCCAGTCGCAGATCGCGCAGGAGGTCGGCATCTCGCAGATGCACGTCTCCCGGCTGCTGGCCCGCACCCTGGCCCAGCTGCGCGAGCGGCTGCTCGTCGAGGAGTGA
- a CDS encoding diacylglycerol kinase family protein, translating into MRALLVVNPAATTTSARTRDVLIHALASEMKIEAVTTEYRGHARDLGRRAADSDDIDLVVALGGDGTVNEVVNGLLHRGPDIDNLPKLAVVPGGSTNVFARALGLPNDAVEATGAILDALANRTERTVGLGLAAGTPGTEDESVPERWFTFCAGLGFDAGVIGRVEQRRERGKRSTHALYVRQVLRQFLEEPHRRHGTITLEVPGQDPVTDLALSIICNTAPWTYLGNRPMYASPKASFDTALDVLGLQRLSTAAVTRYATQLLTSSPEKGPHGKHAVSLHDLTDFTLHSKAPLPFQMDGDHLGLRTSVTFTGVRRALRVIV; encoded by the coding sequence ATGCGCGCACTTCTTGTGGTCAATCCAGCTGCCACCACCACCAGCGCGCGGACCCGTGACGTGCTCATTCACGCACTGGCCAGCGAGATGAAGATCGAGGCCGTCACCACGGAGTACCGCGGACACGCCCGCGACCTGGGACGACGGGCGGCCGACAGCGACGACATCGATCTCGTGGTGGCGCTCGGCGGCGACGGCACGGTCAACGAGGTCGTGAACGGGCTGCTCCACCGCGGCCCCGACATCGACAACCTGCCGAAACTCGCCGTGGTGCCCGGCGGCTCCACCAACGTCTTCGCGCGCGCCCTCGGCCTGCCCAATGACGCGGTGGAGGCGACCGGCGCCATTCTGGACGCGCTGGCCAACCGCACGGAGCGCACCGTGGGCCTCGGCCTGGCGGCCGGCACCCCCGGCACGGAGGACGAATCCGTCCCGGAGCGCTGGTTCACCTTCTGTGCCGGACTGGGATTCGACGCCGGAGTGATCGGCCGGGTCGAACAGCGGCGCGAGCGCGGCAAGCGGTCGACCCATGCCCTGTACGTACGCCAGGTGCTCCGCCAGTTCCTGGAGGAACCGCACCGGCGGCACGGCACGATCACGCTGGAGGTGCCAGGCCAGGACCCGGTCACCGATCTCGCGCTGTCCATAATCTGCAACACCGCCCCCTGGACCTATCTGGGGAACCGTCCGATGTACGCCTCCCCGAAGGCGTCGTTCGACACCGCCCTGGACGTCCTCGGCCTGCAACGACTGTCGACCGCGGCCGTCACCCGGTATGCCACCCAGCTGCTCACTTCGAGCCCGGAAAAGGGTCCACACGGCAAGCACGCGGTTTCACTGCATGACCTCACGGACTTCACCTTGCATTCAAAGGCTCCACTGCCCTTCCAGATGGACGGTGACCACCTGGGGCTGCGTACGAGTGTGACGTTCACAGGCGTACGCCGTGCACTGCGTGTGATTGTGTGA
- a CDS encoding WhiB family transcriptional regulator translates to MDWRHNAVCREEDPELFFPIGNTGPALLQIEEAKAVCRRCPVMEQCLQWALESGQDSGVWGGLSEDERRAMKRRAARNRARNASA, encoded by the coding sequence ATGGACTGGCGTCACAACGCCGTTTGTCGTGAGGAAGACCCGGAGCTGTTCTTCCCCATCGGCAACACCGGTCCTGCGCTGCTGCAGATCGAGGAAGCCAAGGCCGTCTGCCGTCGCTGCCCCGTCATGGAGCAGTGCCTGCAGTGGGCGCTCGAGTCCGGCCAGGACTCCGGCGTCTGGGGTGGCCTCAGCGAGGACGAGCGCCGCGCAATGAAGCGCCGCGCCGCTCGCAACCGGGCGCGTAACGCCAGCGCCTGA
- the nagB gene encoding glucosamine-6-phosphate deaminase — MEVVIVPDAKAGGELIAGAIGALLSRKPDALLGVATGSTPLPIYQALAEKVRSGAVDASRARICQLDEYVGLPVGHPESYRSVVLREVVEPLGLSEASFMGPDGSAEDVQAACEAYDKALAEAGGVDLQLLGIGTDGHIGFNEPCSSLASRTRIKTLTEQTRVDNARFFDDDIEQVPHHVITQGIGTILESRHPILLATGEGKADAVAQTVEGPVASIVPASALQLHPHATIVVDEAAASKLKLAEYFRATYAAKPLWQGI, encoded by the coding sequence GTGGAAGTTGTCATCGTCCCGGACGCCAAGGCAGGCGGCGAACTGATCGCGGGGGCCATCGGCGCCCTGCTCAGCCGTAAGCCCGACGCCCTTCTCGGCGTTGCCACCGGCTCGACCCCGCTGCCCATCTACCAGGCGCTGGCGGAGAAGGTCCGCTCCGGCGCGGTGGACGCGTCGCGCGCCCGCATCTGCCAGCTCGACGAGTACGTGGGGCTGCCGGTGGGCCACCCGGAGTCGTACCGCTCCGTGGTGCTGCGCGAGGTCGTCGAACCGCTCGGCCTCTCCGAGGCGTCCTTCATGGGCCCCGACGGCTCCGCCGAGGACGTCCAGGCCGCATGCGAGGCGTACGACAAGGCGCTCGCCGAGGCCGGCGGGGTGGACCTCCAGCTGCTCGGCATCGGCACCGACGGGCACATCGGCTTCAACGAGCCGTGCTCCTCGCTCGCCTCCCGCACCCGGATCAAGACGCTCACCGAGCAGACCCGGGTCGACAACGCGCGCTTCTTCGACGACGACATCGAGCAGGTGCCGCACCACGTCATCACCCAGGGCATCGGCACGATCCTGGAGTCGCGCCACCCGATCCTGCTCGCGACGGGCGAGGGCAAGGCGGACGCCGTGGCGCAGACGGTGGAGGGCCCGGTCGCCTCGATCGTGCCCGCGTCGGCGCTCCAGCTGCACCCGCACGCGACGATCGTGGTCGACGAGGCGGCGGCGTCGAAGCTGAAGCTGGCGGAGTACTTCCGCGCCACGTATGCGGCGAAGCCGCTGTGGCAGGGTATTTAG
- a CDS encoding SIS domain-containing protein: protein MSATYPADEGEQPGRIMSGEMAEQPGMLRRILDRGAPAIRAVAAEIAARKPRFVLLTARGTSDNAALYAKYLLEITLGMPCGLASMSTTTAYGAKPDLRDVLVITVSQSGGSPDLVASTKAAREAGAVTLAVTNSPDSPLAAVSEYHIDILAGPEKALPATKTYTASLLSLYLFVEGLRGGDGAAAAILPELAEAILARKDEVKALASRYRFAERMVITSRGYGYPTAKEAALKLMETSYIPALSYSGADLLHGPLAMVDNISPVIAVVTDGRGGEALQPVLDRLRGRGADLFVVGPKAQVEAASAGFVLPMAGVAEEVQPILEILPLQMLAYEVTIARGQDPDAPRALAKVTETR, encoded by the coding sequence ATGTCCGCCACGTACCCGGCCGACGAGGGCGAGCAGCCGGGCCGGATCATGTCCGGCGAGATGGCCGAGCAGCCCGGGATGCTCCGCCGCATCCTGGACCGCGGCGCGCCCGCCATCCGGGCGGTGGCCGCCGAGATCGCGGCCAGGAAGCCCCGCTTCGTCCTGCTCACCGCCCGCGGCACCTCGGACAACGCCGCGCTCTACGCGAAGTACCTGCTGGAGATCACGCTGGGCATGCCCTGCGGCCTGGCGTCGATGTCCACGACCACCGCGTACGGCGCGAAGCCTGACCTGAGGGACGTCCTGGTCATCACCGTGAGCCAGTCCGGCGGCTCCCCCGACCTGGTGGCGTCGACGAAGGCGGCCCGGGAGGCCGGCGCCGTCACGCTGGCGGTGACCAACAGCCCGGACTCGCCGCTGGCCGCGGTCTCCGAGTACCACATCGACATCCTGGCGGGCCCGGAGAAGGCCCTGCCGGCCACCAAGACGTACACCGCCTCCCTGCTGTCCCTGTACCTCTTCGTGGAGGGCCTGCGCGGCGGCGACGGTGCGGCGGCGGCGATCCTGCCGGAACTCGCCGAGGCGATCCTGGCCCGCAAGGACGAGGTGAAGGCCCTGGCCTCGCGCTACCGCTTCGCCGAGCGCATGGTCATCACCTCGCGCGGCTACGGCTATCCGACCGCCAAGGAGGCCGCCCTGAAGCTCATGGAGACCAGCTACATCCCGGCTCTGTCCTACTCCGGCGCGGATCTGCTGCACGGCCCGCTCGCCATGGTCGACAACATCTCCCCGGTGATCGCCGTGGTCACCGACGGCCGGGGCGGCGAGGCCCTCCAGCCCGTGCTCGACCGGCTGCGCGGCCGGGGCGCCGACCTCTTCGTGGTCGGCCCGAAGGCCCAGGTGGAAGCGGCCTCCGCGGGCTTCGTGCTGCCGATGGCGGGGGTCGCCGAGGAGGTGCAGCCGATCCTGGAGATCCTGCCGCTGCAGATGCTGGCCTACGAGGTGACGATCGCCCGCGGTCAGGACCCGGACGCGCCGCGCGCGCTCGCGAAGGTCACCGAGACCCGCTGA
- a CDS encoding PAS domain-containing sensor histidine kinase — MNDLVRQHTALSDTDLEWLHLLVSEWQLLSDLSFADLVLWVPTRDGTRYVSVAQMRPNTGPTSYQDDMVGHLVPRGRRPLLDAALDEGRIVREGDPEWREEVPVRVESIPVRREGRVLGVIARNTNLLTVRTPSRLELTYLQSASDLAQMIAAGSFPFPGQQVDMDASPRVGDGLVRLDADGVVQYASPNGLSAYHRLGLASDLVGQHLGGITAELAPSRGPVDEALVKLASGYAPREFEVECAGGVIQLRAIPLKPKGVRIGSLVLLRDVTELRRRERELITKDATIREIHHRVKNNLQTVAALLRLQARRMDSPQGREALNEAVRRVGSIAIVHETLSQNLDERVEFDEIADRVIAMVAEISPGKVTCRRTGRFGILDAEVATPLAMVLTEVLQNALEHAFSVAESGTVEVSAVRGGSPTEGRLLITVQDDGCGLPEGFDPQRAGNLGLQIVRTLVEGELSGTFGMVPAPERGTQVVLDIPVSADK; from the coding sequence ATGAACGACCTCGTCCGCCAGCACACCGCCCTGAGTGACACCGACCTCGAGTGGCTCCATCTGCTGGTCTCGGAGTGGCAGCTGCTCTCCGACCTCTCCTTCGCCGACCTCGTGCTCTGGGTCCCCACCCGGGACGGCACCCGCTATGTGTCCGTCGCCCAGATGCGGCCCAACACCGGCCCCACCTCCTACCAGGACGACATGGTCGGCCACCTGGTCCCGCGCGGCCGCCGGCCGCTGCTGGACGCGGCGCTGGACGAGGGCCGGATCGTGCGCGAGGGCGACCCGGAGTGGCGCGAGGAGGTGCCCGTACGGGTCGAGTCGATCCCCGTACGCAGGGAGGGCCGCGTGCTGGGGGTGATCGCCCGCAACACCAACCTCCTCACCGTCCGCACCCCGTCCCGGCTGGAGCTGACCTACCTCCAGTCGGCCTCCGACCTGGCCCAGATGATCGCCGCCGGGTCCTTCCCGTTCCCCGGCCAGCAGGTCGACATGGACGCCTCGCCCCGGGTCGGCGACGGGCTGGTCCGGCTCGACGCGGACGGCGTCGTCCAGTACGCCAGCCCCAACGGCCTCTCCGCGTACCACCGCCTCGGCCTCGCGTCCGACCTGGTCGGACAGCACCTCGGCGGGATCACCGCGGAACTGGCGCCCTCCCGCGGCCCGGTGGACGAGGCACTCGTCAAACTCGCCAGCGGCTACGCCCCCCGTGAGTTCGAGGTGGAGTGCGCGGGCGGGGTGATCCAGCTCCGGGCGATCCCGCTGAAGCCCAAGGGCGTCCGCATCGGCTCGCTGGTCCTGCTGCGTGACGTCACGGAACTGCGCCGCCGGGAGCGCGAGTTGATCACCAAGGACGCCACCATCCGGGAGATCCACCACCGGGTGAAGAACAACCTTCAGACGGTGGCAGCCCTGTTGCGCCTCCAGGCCCGCCGGATGGACTCCCCGCAGGGCCGCGAGGCGCTCAACGAGGCGGTGCGGCGCGTCGGTTCGATCGCCATCGTCCATGAGACGCTGTCCCAGAATCTGGACGAGCGGGTGGAGTTCGACGAGATCGCCGACCGGGTGATCGCGATGGTCGCCGAGATCTCACCGGGCAAGGTCACCTGCCGCCGGACGGGGCGCTTCGGCATCCTCGACGCCGAGGTGGCCACCCCGCTGGCGATGGTCCTCACCGAGGTCCTGCAGAACGCCCTGGAACACGCCTTCTCGGTCGCCGAGTCCGGCACGGTCGAGGTCTCCGCGGTGCGGGGCGGCTCGCCCACCGAGGGCCGGCTGCTGATCACCGTTCAGGACGACGGCTGCGGTCTGCCCGAGGGATTCGACCCGCAGCGCGCCGGCAATCTGGGGCTCCAGATCGTGCGGACGCTGGTGGAGGGCGAGTTGAGCGGGACGTTCGGCATGGTGCCCGCACCCGAGCGCGGTACGCAGGTCGTCCTCGACATCCCGGTCAGCGCCGACAAGTAG